DNA sequence from the Halocalculus aciditolerans genome:
GACCGCTGTTCCCGGGTCGTCGACTCCGGAGCGGCGCTCCCCTCCTCGCGAGACAGGTTGGATGTGCGAGAGGTGGGACGACGTGTCACATCGGTTGAACCGCCGCGTGTGTGAGTCAGTCCCGTGTCGTGTCCGGCCAGTTGTCTTTTCAGCCGTGACCAGTAAACGCGTTGTAGAGCAATGTCTGGAGACGGGGCTGCGGACGGGCGGTCGGAGAGCGAGGGGGAGCTAGAGACGTCTCGACGGGATTTCGCGCTGGGCGTCGGCGGCCTCGGCGCGCTCGCGCTCGGCGGGGCCGGCGCGTATCTCTCGACCGCCGACTCCTCGACAGGTCAGACGTACATCGTCAAGCAGGGGAAGCTCCGGTGGGAGGCGTCTCCGGTCTCCTACAAGGATAAGACCGTGGAGACGTTCTACGGCTATCAGTCAGCGTCGGAGTCGGCGAACCCCGCGATAGACCTCGCGAGCGACGGGGCGGCGTCCCGGCTCTTCCTCTACGAGGGACCAGTAGGAACGTCGCTCGTCTTCCTGCACGGGGGCGCGGACGCCGAGCAGGGCGGGACGGCCTTCTTCAAGTTCTCCGGGCTCTCCCGGTCGTCGGGCGAGTGGGCGGTCCGCGACGACGCGGTGAGCGTCGACGACGACTTCGAGAAGTGGGAGGGCGGGAACGCGAAGGTGAAGTGGGAGTGGGGCGCGGGCGAGACGGACGGCGGCGCGTTCTGGGGCGTCGGCGACACCGAGTCCACCATCAAGGTCTCGGCGAAGACGCTCCGCGGCGTCGACGCCTGGACGTTCCGCTCGGGCGACGACGGGTCGCGGTCGTTCGAAGTGACCGACGCGAAACCCGTCTCCATCAGGTCGGCGGAGAAGAAGTCGGTGAAGCGGGTGAACGTCGACATCATGCCGGAGTCGGACGCGAACACGTTCGACCCGTACGCGAAGGACGCCATCACGGTCGCGGTGAAATCGCCGCCGGACGGGGCGGACGAGAGCGAGTGGGTGTCGCCGGGCGACGTCGACCCCGGGAACGTCTCCGTGAACTTCGGGTCGCGGCGCTACCTCGCGGGCGGGAACGGCGCGAGCCCCCAGCGGTACTCCCGGCAGAACGGCGCGCTCTACCTGGAGTATAAAGTGAAGGCGGCGAGCTTCTCGCTCGACTCCGCGTACGGCTTCCTGGTCGGGAAGACGGACTCGTACACGTGGTTCCGCGGGAAGGACGCCGTCCAGCCGGGCGGGTTCAACAACGCGGATTCGGAGACGCCGCTCGTCGTCACCGACCTGAACGCGAACCCCGAGGGCGGCGACGCCGAACACCTCGCCGCGGAGTACGTCGAGTTCACGAACGACGGCGACGCGGCGCTCGACCTGACGGGGCACACGGTGACGGACAGCGAGGGGTGGGAGTTCCACTTCCCGGACGGTTTCACGCTCGACGCGGGCGCGTCCGTCCTCCTCCACACCGGCGGGGGCGAGTGGACGGATGCCGACCTCTACTGGGGGCTCGACACGCCGGTCTGGGGGAACGAGGGCGACACCATCCGCGTGACCGACGCGGACGGCGACACGATCCTGCGGCACACGTACTCGCGGTAGCGGCCGAACGAGGGGGATTTCGGTGACCGAGAACGACCGATCCGACGGGGCGGGGGACGAGCGAGCGGGCGAAGAGCGCTCGCTCCGACCGGACTGGTGGTGGGCGAGCGAGGGGTCGCTGTGGGAGCGGTTCCCGACGCCGGCGCGCGACGCCTTCCCCGGGCCGATATCGGTCGAGACGGAGAGGGCGTTCGCGGCGGACCGCCTGCTCGCGGGCTTCTTCGTCGCGGTGTTCGTCGCGGGCGCGCTCGCCGTGCTCGGCTACTTCACCGGGCATTCGCTCCGGGAGGAACTGCTCTGGTTCGTCTACCTCGGACTGTGGCTATTCGTGCTCGCGTACGCGATTCCGACCGTCGTCTGGGGGTACGAGGCCTGGGTCGGCCGGCGGTACGAGCCGCCGCCGCCCGAGTACGGCGCGGACGACGTCCAGGTTCGGATTCTCACCGTGGACGCCGAGGACGTCGTCCAGCACACCGTCGACGCGCTCCCCGACGCGTTCACCGACCGGCACGTCGTCGCCGAGGAGCCGCTGGACGTCGACGGCGCGACCGTGCACGTCGTTCCCGACGGCTTCGAGTGCGAGGCGACGAACAAGGGCCGGGCGCTGGAGTGGGCGCGCCGGACGCTCGACTGCGAGCGGGAGTTCGTGCTCTTCCTCGACGAGGACACGCTCGTCACGGAGTTCGACGGGCTTCCGGACGCCGACGTCGTCCAGTTCCGCGAGTGGCCGATGTACACGGGGTCGTACGTCACGTACTGGGCGGAAGTCCTCCGGATGGGCTACCAGACGGAGCAGACCGGGTTCGAGGAGTGGAACATCCCGCTGTACGCGTGGGGCGGCGGCATCGCCGTGCGGAAATCCGTCGAGGACGCGGTGACGTGGAACTTCGACACGCTCATCGAGGACACGGTGTTCACGTGGGAGGCGACGAAGCAGGGCGCGGACTTCGAGGTGTTGGAGACGAAGTTCCGGAATCAGGCCCCGCCGTCCATCGGGGCGATGTTCGAGCAGCGTCGGCGCTGGCTCGTCGGCACGCTCCACGAAGAAGACCACCTCCCGCCGTGGTTCCACGCGCTCGACGCGGTGCGGAACGTCACGTGGGTGTTCAGCCCCGTAACGCCCTTCCTCTTGCTCTTCAGCGCGCTCCTCCCGACGAATCTCCCCGGACACGTCGCCTTCCACGTCGTCGCGCAGGGCTTCTTCCTGTTCTCGCTCGTCTGGGTGCTCCAGGGCTGGCGGTACTACGAGGGGCCGTCGCTCCGCACGCTTCCCGTCTTCTTCGTCTACCCGCTCGTCACCGCCGTCCACGCCGGCGGCGCGGCCTGGGGGTTCGTCGACCCGCCGGAGTCGTTCGAAACAACGACGAAGACCGACGACCACCGGGACTGACGGCCTCGCCCAGTGAGCGCCGCGTGCGTGACACGCGCTCGCTCGCCGGCCGCGAGAAGCGAACGACTATCCTTCGATGGGGCGATTGACAGGTATGTCCGTGTCAGCGTCCCGGTCACCGAGTCTCGCTCGCGTCGGCGTCGAAGTGGTCACGCTCCTCGTCGTCGCCCTCGTCGTGTCGCTCGTCGCGGGCGTCGCGTTCGTCGTGCCCGCGCTCGTGCTCGGCTACGGCATCGATACGACCGGCGTCCTCCTCGGGTCGACGGCCGCCGGCCAGCTCGCCTTCCTCGCCGTCGGCTACGCCTACACGCGCTACCGCGACGTCGAGGTTCCCGTGCGCCGCCCGTCGAAGCGCGACCTCCTCTTCGCCGGCGGCGGCGTCGTCGCCGCGCTCGCGCTCGCCATCGCGCTCTCCCTCGCCCTCACCGCGCTCAACCTCGTTCCGGACTCCGTCATCGGCGAGGTCGCGGCGACGGACCCGGCGTTCCTCCTCGGCCTCGCCGTCCTCTCCGTGCTCATCGTCGCGCCCGCGGAGGAACTCCTCTTCCGCGGCGCGATACAGGGCCGCCTCCGCCAGCGCGTCGGCCCCGCGGGCGCGGTCGTCGGCGCGGCGCTCGTCTTCGGGTCGGTCCACCTCGCGAACTACACCGGCGCGTTCGCCCCCATCGTCGCGGGCGCGCTCCTCATCGCCGCCGTCGGCTGCGTCTTCGGCGTCCTCTACGAGTACACGGAGAACCTCGTCGTCCCGGTCGCCGCGCACGCGACCTACAACGTCGTCCTCCTCGTCACCTCCTACCTCGCCGCCTGACCGCCCGCAGCGACCACGCGAACTGGGACCACCGACAGGTCGGGCACGGCGCTTTTCCCCGCACCGGCCGAACGGCGACCCATGGAAACACACGCTGAGAGCGCCGTCGACGAACTCGAAGCCGAGTTCGGGGATACGCTCCGCGCGATCGCGACCTACGACCGCGACGGCTACGAAGTCCAGTACCTCGGCGCGAAGGCCGAAGCGAACTACGACGAACTCGACCTCGACGCGATATACGACGACGTCGTCCTCCAAGACCTCGAACGGCCCTTTCAGGAGCAGCTGTTCGACGACCTCGGCGACGTCCGCGGGAAGATCCGGCTGTTCGAGGACGGAACGGTCGCGCACTTCTGGCCGACGGACGAACGGAAGGGGGTCTTCGTCGGGTTCGACGCCGACGCCGACCCCGGCGTCCGCTCCCTGTTCGAGATGGTCGGCGACGTCTACGACTGAGACGGGGGACGTCGGTCGAGACGGGGGGTGTTGGTCGGAAACGGACGGCGAGAGCGCCGACGCCTACGCGTTCGAGTAGTGGATGGCTGACGCGCGGTGCTGGTCGTCGTAGGCGTCGACGCCGTCGCCGAACGCCCAGCGGAGGCGGTAGGTGTCGTACATCGTCGAGTGACTGTAGTCGAGGAAGGTCATCGGGACGACGAGCCCGCCGTCGGCGCGGACGGCGCTGGCGAGCGCGGCGTACATGTGGTTGTGGCGGTCGTCGCGGACGATCGCGCCGAGGACGGGCGCGGTCTGTCGATGCGGCGGGGCGACGTGGAAGGCCTCGATGGCGCGGACGGTGTACTCCCAGCAGTAGAGACCGGTCGAGCCGTCGAGGAGCGTGTGGAAGGCGGTCGATTCGGCGTCGTACGCGCGGAGCGGAACGGTGTCGAAGAGGAGGTAGTCCTGAAGGAGGCCGACGACGTATCGAGTGACGTCGAAGTGTGAGTGCTCGCGGAAGCCGTCGGCGAGCCCGTCGACGAGGGCTTCGGGGTCGCGGGGGTCGCGGCCGGTGAATGCGCGGACGGTCGTCGCGGACGGCTGGCGGTAGTGTTCGCCGCGGAGCGTCGCGACGGTGAACGGCCGCGTGCGGGCGTCGGCGAGCCGGTCGAAGAACGCCCGGGTGTCGAGGAACTCGAAGGCGACGTCGCCGGCGTCGAGCGCGTCGAGGTCGGCGCTCAGGGCGCGAAGCGGCGATGAAACGCCGTAGGCTGCGCCCGCGTCGGCCGCCTCGTCGGGCGTCGCGTCCGCGACCGGGACCGTCGTTCGTCGGTCGCCGTCCGCAGCGTGGAGGGTGACGGCGTCGCCGTCGAATCGGAGTCGCGTGCCGGCGGCGGTGAGGTCGAAAGGGTGCGTGTCGAGTCGGCGGGCGGCGAGCGGGGCGAGGTCCTGTTCGGGGAGGTTCGTCCCGAAGACGCGGCCGTAGCCCGTCACCTCGTAGCCGACGCGAGCGCCGCCGAGGCCGAGCGCGCCGCCGCCGGCGAGGCGGAGGAAGCGGCGGCGGCCGCGGTCGACGCCGCGCTCGGGCGTCGATTCGTCGGGATTCCCGTCGCGCTCACTCATCGGTCACCGGTTCTCGCGAACCCCGGATAAGGCTTCGCCGACAGTCGATACGTGAACATCGTGTGGTATGTGCCGCCGAATCACGGCGTTCGCAGCCCGTCTCGGGCGGTCGTGGAGAGCGTCCCGGAGAGGGTGACGAGCGCCGCGCCGAGCGCGTCGACGACGAGGTCAAGGACGGTGTCAGTGAGGTAGTCGAGCGTCGTCCACTGGTGCCAGAAGGTCTTGACGAGGAACTCGTAGGTTTCGAAGCCCGCGCCGACGGCGAGGACGAGGGCGACGATCCACCACGCGGAGACGCCGTCGGGGACGGTCTCGCGGAGGCCGACGCTGAGGATAGCGGCGACGCCGACGCCGCCCATCGCGTGCGCGAGGATGTCGAGGTCGGGGACGTGGGTGTACTGGTCGTGGGCGAGCCAGGTGTAGTGGAGGGCGAGGAGCGCGCCGCCCCAGGTGAGCGACGCCGTCCACCGGCCGACGCGCGTCCGCGAGCGGGCGTCGGCGAGGAGCTGGGCGGTGAGGGCATGAGCGAGCCGCGGCGTCGAGGGCGTTTCGGGCCAGAGCCGCCGCATCACGCTTCTCGCGGAGAGGGCGGCGAGGACGGCGAGCACCCCCACGACGAGTCGCGGGGAGGCCTGCGGGAGCGAGGACACCTCGCACTTTTTCGGACCGTTGGGTAAGTGTCTTTTGAGGAACGAGTCGGGTGTGTTACTCGATGCGGGCGGGGAGGTCGAGCCGGCGCAGCGCGGCCTCGACGCATCCGGCGAGGGCGAAGAGTGCGAGAACGGCGAACCACGCGCCGAAGTAGAGCGAGTGCGGGCCGTCGACGCTCGCGGTGAGTTGCGCGCGGGCGTCGAGCAGGACGAGCGCGGCGAGGAGTGTCACGGGCGCGAACAGCCGCCGCGTGAGGAGGAAGTAGATGGGGGCGGCGGCGAGCAGCCACGCGCCGACGGCACCGAAGGCCAAGACCGACCACGCGGACCACACCGTGACCGTAACGCCGAGTCGGACCGCCAGCCACGTCATGGCGAGGGCGTGGAGAACGCCGCCGACGCCGGCGACCGCCGCGGCCTGCCGGTTGGTCGGCGCGGTGAGCCACGGCGGCGCGACCGGGAGTCCGGGGAGGGCGCTCGAACGCGTGCGGGCCGCGGCTTCGACGAGACCAGTGAGGAGGAACCCGACGACCCAGACGGACGCGTTCACCATGTAGTGAACGATGTAGAGGCCGTGCTCGACGACGATGATACCGGTCGGTTCGGCGAGGCGTTCGAGTTCGGCGACGTCGCGGAACGTCGGTCCGGGCGGCGTGAGTTCGACGCCGAGGACGTAGCCGGACGCCGCGAGGAGCGCGACGAGCGGGGCGGCGAGGCGGAAGCGGAGCGCCAGCCAGACGGGGAGCGCGGCGACGACGACGAGGCCGCCGTACCGCCAGAACAGCCCGAGAAGCGTGTACGCGTCCGGGCCGACCGCGTAGCCGAGGTAGAGGGCGACGGCGAGGAGGAGCGCCGCGTGGAGGACGCCGAAAGCGAGGCTCGCGGCGAGCGGGCGATGGCGCATACGTGACATCGCGGCCGCCGACCGCTTGGGTTTTGTCCCGGGCGAGCCACGGGCTCCGGGCAAACCGAATCGGGGAGGCGGCGACTAGCGGGTGACGGGCGTCCTACGCGTCGAGTTGGTAGCGAGCGACCTCGCTGCCGCCGCAGGCCGTGCACTCTGCGGTGTCGGGGGCGAGTTTGGTCCCGCAGTGGCGGCACTCGACGAGCGTCCCGGGCGACGCCGACTGGGTGAGTATCGACTTGAGGTCTTCGAGCATCCGTGTGAATCCGTGGACGGAACGCGGGCCGGCGTGATATCGCGTCGGTGACGCGGTCTGTTCAACTGTTCTTCAGGGTCGACGCGGCTAAGTAAGTTGGGCAAACGACTCAGAGATGTTGTCACGCAACAAATTAGACGTTCAGGCAGATATTGCACACGAGAGAGGGGAGTGTTTCTTACGATGTAGCTTTTTCCCCGGTGTAGTCGAACCATTTTTAGAAATGTTTAATGGTGTGGGTTCGGGTCGTCGACATAGTGTCGAATCACACACGGCGGCAGCTACTGAAGGCCACAGGTATCGCAGGTGCAGCGGGAATCACCGGTCTCGCCGGCTGTTCCGGCGGCGGAAGCGGTAGCGGGAACGGCCCGACATCCATCGGAGCGGGTATCGCGAGCGCGAGCACGACGACGGGGCAGGCGAGCAACGCGTTCCAGCGCGTCGTCAAAGAGCAGTCACCGGACACGGAGCCCGCCGGGACCATTCAGTGGGCGAGTCAGGAGACGGGCGGCGACCCGGCGAGCCTCCGGCAGTACAACCAGGGGAACCTCCGGGCGATGGGCGCGGGGAACTTCGTGATGGCGTCGGCGAT
Encoded proteins:
- a CDS encoding lamin tail domain-containing protein, with amino-acid sequence MSGDGAADGRSESEGELETSRRDFALGVGGLGALALGGAGAYLSTADSSTGQTYIVKQGKLRWEASPVSYKDKTVETFYGYQSASESANPAIDLASDGAASRLFLYEGPVGTSLVFLHGGADAEQGGTAFFKFSGLSRSSGEWAVRDDAVSVDDDFEKWEGGNAKVKWEWGAGETDGGAFWGVGDTESTIKVSAKTLRGVDAWTFRSGDDGSRSFEVTDAKPVSIRSAEKKSVKRVNVDIMPESDANTFDPYAKDAITVAVKSPPDGADESEWVSPGDVDPGNVSVNFGSRRYLAGGNGASPQRYSRQNGALYLEYKVKAASFSLDSAYGFLVGKTDSYTWFRGKDAVQPGGFNNADSETPLVVTDLNANPEGGDAEHLAAEYVEFTNDGDAALDLTGHTVTDSEGWEFHFPDGFTLDAGASVLLHTGGGEWTDADLYWGLDTPVWGNEGDTIRVTDADGDTILRHTYSR
- a CDS encoding glycosyltransferase family 2 protein; amino-acid sequence: MTENDRSDGAGDERAGEERSLRPDWWWASEGSLWERFPTPARDAFPGPISVETERAFAADRLLAGFFVAVFVAGALAVLGYFTGHSLREELLWFVYLGLWLFVLAYAIPTVVWGYEAWVGRRYEPPPPEYGADDVQVRILTVDAEDVVQHTVDALPDAFTDRHVVAEEPLDVDGATVHVVPDGFECEATNKGRALEWARRTLDCEREFVLFLDEDTLVTEFDGLPDADVVQFREWPMYTGSYVTYWAEVLRMGYQTEQTGFEEWNIPLYAWGGGIAVRKSVEDAVTWNFDTLIEDTVFTWEATKQGADFEVLETKFRNQAPPSIGAMFEQRRRWLVGTLHEEDHLPPWFHALDAVRNVTWVFSPVTPFLLLFSALLPTNLPGHVAFHVVAQGFFLFSLVWVLQGWRYYEGPSLRTLPVFFVYPLVTAVHAGGAAWGFVDPPESFETTTKTDDHRD
- a CDS encoding CPBP family intramembrane glutamic endopeptidase — translated: MSVSASRSPSLARVGVEVVTLLVVALVVSLVAGVAFVVPALVLGYGIDTTGVLLGSTAAGQLAFLAVGYAYTRYRDVEVPVRRPSKRDLLFAGGGVVAALALAIALSLALTALNLVPDSVIGEVAATDPAFLLGLAVLSVLIVAPAEELLFRGAIQGRLRQRVGPAGAVVGAALVFGSVHLANYTGAFAPIVAGALLIAAVGCVFGVLYEYTENLVVPVAAHATYNVVLLVTSYLAA